DNA sequence from the Macrobrachium nipponense isolate FS-2020 chromosome 41, ASM1510439v2, whole genome shotgun sequence genome:
tgGGAAGGTGAGGAAGGGGATGAGGACGAGTGTAAGTCATTACAAAGGagggagaaaataataaaattatctaaATTATTTTAGGTTCACTGGTTTGTAATAAAGTTTGGTAGATTGTTCTTATAATATTCCTTACGTTCACTTTCTTAAATAGCTTGTCAGTATTCttaatgaaggaatgataaataGCATAATTATACTATGATTCTTATCGGGTCTTCCGGAGTAACTAAATGCTTTGTAATgggatttatttattcacttgaaGAATTATTTTCTCGTGAAAACACGTCAACTATCAACTCACATTACATCCGTCTTTGCAGAGCTGCTGTCCGAATATGGGTTTGATGGGTTCGATATAGACTGGGAGTTTCCACAGCTGCCGATCGAAAGGCAGAATTATCCCGTCCTAGTAAGTAAAGGCATCACAGATAGCGCtcattaccttttaaaatgtactTATGCATTGcgtatatttatatctacagtTGTCTCTGTAGGAACTGCATGTGGTGTAATTAGAGCATGCGCAGAATTTTTAAccttttctttcttgctttcgtGGGTAGCAACATAAGATAATCTCCTCGTCTGGTAACTCATttgcccacttttttttttttttttttttttttttttgagatcgaCGAACTGCGAGCAGCTTTTGATGCAGAGGGACGAGGCTGGAATCTGAGTATGGCTGTGCCTTCCAACATCTACTTGACAGCCATGGGCTACGATGTGCCAGCACTCTGCAAGTTAGtctactctctcactctctctctctctcttatatgcagGATACGAAAGACTTTCAAGAACTGTGTACATCTAAGTATTTAAACCATAGATTCTGAAAACGAATTTCTTGGCCAAGATTATGGTTCGAATGCTATATTTTCAAACGTTTCCTTTTGTATCATAGGTCTTTGGATTCCGTGAATTTCATGGGTTACGACCTGAGGAGCGAAGAGGAAGGTTTCACCGACGTTCACTCTCTCTTGTATAGGAGACCGAAGCTTGATTTTTTCATCTATTATTACACCAATGTGGTAAGTTTTCTCGTTTTCTATGAATGTAAGTAGTTTTGAGATATCGCTAGAGTTTTATCTATTTGTTGTTCATGGTATgattattgattttttcattttaaaaatccaCCTCTGAATCAACAGAAAGACGACATGCTATCTGAAAAGGCAACAGTTCATTGTTCTTCCAATGAAAATAGAACTTAAGACTTACTTCACGGCATCGCACGACAATTTCCCtaagtttaaaaatattttctttgataatcACAACCTCTCTTGCACTAGAATGACTGCATAATGAAATGGGTCAATGACGGCTGCCCTCGACACAAGCTGATGTTAGGCGTGCCCTTCTACGGGCGATCTTTCACTCTCCTGAATCCATCTTGGCACAACCTCCACGCCCCGGCGAAATTCGGCAAAGCCGGTTGGGTCAACTATAACGAGGTAAGACTGGTATGGTTTGCTAGGCCTAGTGATGGGAGTAACGCTCGTGAACAACAGTGGTTTCTTGAGTAGACgtgatcattcataatattatACGTTTGTTGTTTGTAAACTTTATTTGGATATGCATGcctatgtacaaacacacacacacaacaaaatataatatatatatatatatatataatatatatacactatatacacataGAGATAattgatataatagatatatatatatatatatatatatatatatctatatatatatacatatctatctatctatatatatatatatatatatatatatatatatatatatatatatatatatatagaatatatatatatataggagatatagatatatatatattatatatatgtgtgtgtgtgtgtgtgtgtgtatctacacacatatacatgctatacatgtatatatatatacatatatatgtatatataaatttgttttaacTGCTCCACTGAGCTCACTGCTCATGGCTTGCGCGCACATTATGCCATACGTCATGCACCAGTAAATTTGAATATAAAATCACACCAAAGATCTCGAAGAAAGTAATAAAGAGGCAATATGATGAAACAGTGAAAGGAAAAGAGGTAGAAACGAGTAGAAGGTGATAATACTCACAGAGAAACTTCCTAATTCCCTTATTCCAGATTTGCAAAAGCTTCCTCGACGAACCAGGCTGGGTTCGGGAATATGACGACGTCGGTTTGGTACCGTGGGCTTACAAAGGTAGgcctattattattgtttcatttcagtagatgaaacctattcacacagaacaaacccacaggagccattgacttgaatttgaagcttcaaaagaatgttggtttcaacctcccaccgcagaccccacactgcagaaGTAACAAACAGGATGGCTTTTTAAGCTCCACCCCcattctagagttgccaggtgttgCATTATTCAACACACTGTGTCGTCTGATGATTTAAGAAAACTGTTACTTAACTTCTTTCTGCGAGTGTATACATTTTACCTCGTTTTCTCAGATCTGTTATGGATTGGTTACGAAGACGCGGACTCTCTCATGATCAAGATGAACTACATCCGGGAGCAAGGATTTGGTGGGGCCATGAACTGGAGAATCAACACTGACGATTACACTGGGTATTGCGGACAGGGCACATACCCTCTGCTCAGGTGAGTTTAGGTGCTCTATGTTACAAGTAATTGATAACTGCAACAAAACTGAAAGCAACAAACTAATAAAACAACTCCAATAACAACAGCTAAGAAATAACGATGGTAGAAAAATGGTTTTGAGATTGC
Encoded proteins:
- the LOC135212876 gene encoding endochitinase-like; this translates as MRRLVYLLLGLVLMHGTASQAPNEGRPPRIVCYYTPGNPDIEDVPGDLCTNILYSFGSLNTDTWELVPGNYKFDIEEGGYKRFTGLKEKFPDLKTDLSFGHENFKYLVRYKERRDKFVASVVKLLSEYGFDGFDIDWEFPQLPIERQNYPVLIDELRAAFDAEGRGWNLSMAVPSNIYLTAMGYDVPALCKSLDSVNFMGYDLRSEEEGFTDVHSLLYRRPKLDFFIYYYTNVNDCIMKWVNDGCPRHKLMLGVPFYGRSFTLLNPSWHNLHAPAKFGKAGWVNYNEICKSFLDEPGWVREYDDVGLVPWAYKDLLWIGYEDADSLMIKMNYIREQGFGGAMNWRINTDDYTGYCGQGTYPLLRTLNYGLENYTVPVDAPSRVP